The window AGCACAAGCGCGGATACCAAGATGACGATAACGACGGTCAAATTCAACAGCAAATAAGATATTGGCTGTTTTAGAGCGGCTATAGGCAAGCTGTGGCTGATATTCGGTAGTGGTAAAATTAAGATCGTCGATGTCAAAATCAAATAATCGATGTCCCGCAGAGGAAACACTAATAAGACGAGAGCCCGAATGCAATAAAGGCACTAGGTGATTAACTAACACAAAATGCCCTAAGTGATTAATACCAAATTGGGTTTCAAAACCATCACGCGTATGTCCGAAGGGGGTTGCCATCACCCCTGCGTTGGTAATAATGACATCAATTGATTTTGCTTTCTCTAGAAGTCCGCTTGCACATGCACGCACAGAGTCTAATGATGAAAGATCTAATTCAATCAGTTCGAAACGACCTTGTGGGTTAGCACCACGAATAGCGTGAGCCTGTTTTTCGTTGCTAGCAATATGACGAACAGTACCTATGACATGAGCACCGCGAGCAGTCAGTGCTCGAGCAATTTCCACACCAAGTCCCGATGATGTTCCTGTTACAAGAATTCGTTTATTGGTTAAATCGATATTATTTAAAACATCATCCGCTGTGGAGGTTGCACCGAAAGAATTTTGTTTCATGTCACACTCCTAATATAAAAGTATAAAAAATCAAAAACAGTTATTGCAAATTAAGTACGAAAATAAAATATTACATGATGCTTTT of the Providencia stuartii genome contains:
- a CDS encoding SDR family NAD(P)-dependent oxidoreductase; the protein is MKQNSFGATSTADDVLNNIDLTNKRILVTGTSSGLGVEIARALTARGAHVIGTVRHIASNEKQAHAIRGANPQGRFELIELDLSSLDSVRACASGLLEKAKSIDVIITNAGVMATPFGHTRDGFETQFGINHLGHFVLVNHLVPLLHSGSRLISVSSAGHRLFDFDIDDLNFTTTEYQPQLAYSRSKTANILFAVEFDRRYRHLGIRACAIHPGNIATNLSRNMSVEDQVEIGTMINTLNQQAGLSELTTKTIPQGAATTVWAAVIADIDQIGGQYCEDCQVAPINDGPGFYGLRSYAIDPQLATTLWLKSEQLVGEKFPVRS